In the Malaya genurostris strain Urasoe2022 chromosome 1, Malgen_1.1, whole genome shotgun sequence genome, one interval contains:
- the LOC131425578 gene encoding endoplasmic reticulum resident protein 44, with protein sequence MCSMSRAKLVIFSYLMVVYLFYNPTDSGAVQLNSENLDMTLASNELVFINFYAEWCRFSNILQPIFDEAADKVREAFPDGGRVVMGKVDCDKESSVASRFHISKYPTLKVIRNGQPTKREFRGARTVDAFVEFIKKQLEDPIKEFHNLKDLEVLDSKKRIVVGYFDRRDMPEYNMFRRVATNLKEDCVFNAGFGDTVAAMHPPGQPIIVFRPDVAVTDGNDEVFKGNINNFDELNIWAQEKCVPLVREITFENAEELTEEGLPFLILFHAPDDTQSIKDYKAIIEGQLLSEKQNINFLTADGKRFAHPLHHLGKSQSDLPLIAIDSFRHMYLFPSFKDMFVPGKLKQFLNDLYSGKLHREFHYGPELTDDNTIEVATNQDVKKGTTPPESTFKHLGPSDKRYTLLKDEL encoded by the exons ATGTGTTCTATGAGTCGTGCAAAATTAGTGATATTCAGTTATCTCATG GTGGTGTATCTTTTCTACAATCCTACCGACAGCGGTGCTGTTCAGCTCAACAGTGAAAATCTAGATATGACTTTAG CTTCTAATGAACTAGTATTTATCAATTTCTACGCGGAATGGTGTAGGTTCAGCAACATTCTGCAGCCGATATTCGATGAAGCGGCTGATAAG GTCCGGGAAGCATTCCCCGATGGCGGCCGGGTGGTCATGGGCAAAGTCGACTGCGACAAAGAATCCTCAGTGGCAAGCCGGTTCCACATCTCCAAGTACCCCACGCTGAAGGTGATTCGGAATGGGCAACCCACGAAGCGAGAGTTCCGAGGAGCTCGCACTGTGGATGCCTTTGTTGAGTTCATCAAGAAGCAGCTGGAGGATCCGATCAAGGAGTTCCACAATCTGAAGGATCTGGAAGTTCTGGACAGCAAAAAGCGAATCGTGGTCGGTTACTTCGACCGACGCGATATGCCCGAGTACAATATGTTCCGACGGGTGGCAACCAATCTGAAGGAGGATTGCGTGTTTAATGCCGGATTCGGAGATACCGTGGCGGCCATGCATCCCCCAG GACAACCCATCATTGTTTTCCGACCGGACGTGGCCGTTACGGACGGTAACGATGAGGTGTTCAAAGGAAACATAAACAATTTTGACGAGCTGAACATTTGGGCTCAGGAAAAATGTGTTCCTCTGGTGCGGGAAATTACCTTTGAAAATGCCGAAGAACTGACCGAGGAGGGCCTGCCGTTCTTGATTCTGTTCCACGCTCCGGACGACACCCAATCAATCAAGGACTATAAGGCAATCATCGAAGGTCAACTGCTTTCCGAAAAAC agaacatcAACTTCTTGACGGCTGACGGAAAGCGGTTCGCCCATCCGCTGCATCATCTTGGCAAAAGCCAATCGGACCTACCGCTGATTGCGATCGATTCCTTCCGGCATATGTATCTGTTTCCCAGTTTCAAGGACATGTTCGTTCCGGGCAAACTGAAGCAATTCTTGAATGATCTCTACAGCGGAAAGCTGCATCG TGAATTCCACTACGGTCCGGAGCTGACCGACGACAACACCATCGAGGTGGCGACAAATCAGGACGTCAAAAAGGGTACCACGCCACCGGAATCCACCTTCAAACACCTGGGACCGTCGGACAAGCGGTACACGCTGCTGAAGGACGAACTGTGA